In the Flavobacterium sp. J372 genome, one interval contains:
- the fumC gene encoding class II fumarate hydratase has product MEYRIEKDTMGEVKVPADKYWGAQTERSRNNFKIGEPGSMPKEIVEGFAYLKKAAAYANHDLGVLSAEKRDAIGQVCDEILAGKLWNEFPLVIWQTGSGTQSNMNVNEVIANRAQVLAGGKIGEGEPVLKANDDVNKSQSSNDTYPTGMHIAAYKAVVEVTIPGVEKLRDTLQAKSKEFMNVVKIGRTHLMDATPLTLGQELSGYVAQLNYGLKALRNTLAHLSELALGGTAVGTGLNTPDGYDVKVAEYIAKFTGHPFVTAENKFEALAAHDAIVETHGALKQLAVSLNKIANDIRMMASGPRSGIGEIFIPENEPGSSIMPGKVNPTQCEAMTMVCAQVMGNDVAITIGGTQGHYELNVFKPLMAANFLQSARLIGDACMSFDEHCAQGIEPNHTRIKELVDNSLMLVTALNTKIGYYKSAEIAQTAHKNGTTLKEEAVRLGYVSADDFDQWVKAEDMVGSLK; this is encoded by the coding sequence ATGGAATACAGGATAGAAAAAGACACCATGGGCGAGGTAAAAGTACCTGCCGACAAATATTGGGGCGCACAAACCGAACGCTCACGCAACAACTTTAAAATTGGTGAGCCGGGCTCTATGCCGAAAGAAATAGTGGAAGGCTTCGCTTACCTTAAAAAAGCAGCAGCTTATGCTAACCACGACCTTGGTGTACTAAGCGCAGAAAAACGTGACGCTATTGGCCAGGTGTGTGATGAAATACTTGCCGGAAAGCTGTGGAACGAATTCCCTCTTGTAATATGGCAAACGGGCTCGGGAACTCAAAGCAACATGAATGTAAACGAAGTGATTGCTAACCGTGCTCAGGTTCTTGCCGGCGGTAAAATAGGTGAAGGCGAACCGGTGCTAAAAGCTAATGACGATGTAAACAAGTCACAATCATCAAACGACACCTACCCTACAGGCATGCACATAGCAGCTTATAAAGCTGTTGTTGAAGTAACTATACCCGGTGTAGAGAAACTTCGCGATACGCTTCAGGCAAAGTCAAAGGAGTTTATGAATGTAGTGAAGATTGGTCGTACGCACTTAATGGATGCCACTCCCCTAACCCTTGGGCAGGAACTTTCGGGCTATGTTGCTCAGCTAAACTACGGCCTTAAAGCACTTAGAAATACGCTCGCCCACCTTAGTGAGCTTGCGCTGGGCGGAACTGCGGTTGGTACAGGGCTAAACACTCCTGATGGATATGATGTAAAGGTTGCTGAGTATATCGCTAAATTCACCGGCCACCCATTTGTAACCGCAGAGAACAAATTTGAAGCCCTTGCTGCACATGATGCAATTGTTGAAACACACGGTGCACTGAAACAACTTGCCGTGTCGCTTAACAAAATCGCAAATGATATCAGGATGATGGCTTCAGGCCCTCGCTCAGGTATTGGTGAGATATTCATCCCTGAAAATGAACCGGGTTCTTCAATCATGCCAGGCAAGGTAAATCCAACGCAGTGTGAGGCCATGACTATGGTGTGCGCACAGGTTATGGGTAATGATGTGGCGATAACAATTGGCGGCACTCAGGGCCACTATGAGCTAAACGTGTTTAAACCGCTCATGGCTGCCAACTTCCTTCAGTCAGCAAGGCTTATAGGTGATGCCTGTATGTCTTTTGACGAGCATTGCGCACAGGGTATCGAACCAAACCATACTCGTATTAAAGAGTTGGTTGACAATTCATTGATGCTTGTAACGGCGCTTAATACAAAAATAGGTTACTACAAATCTGCTGAGATTGCACAGACTGCCCACAAGAATGGCACTACGCTTAAAGAAGAAGCAGTACGTTTAGGCTATGTATCTGCTGACGATTTTGACCAGTGGGTTAAAGCTGAAGACATGGTAGGCTCGCTTAAATAA
- a CDS encoding biliverdin-producing heme oxygenase: MENHTAIQTVADKLRTETATLHTQLEELPISKAIISPDISIGRYGTYLSLMHDVVKDTEDNIMPVISDIIADLGIRKKTHLIQDDLKYLNRPANDAKYPISTGETFTPAFALGIYYVVEGSSLGGRVILKNIKPALKLDENGGARYFAGYGATTGSTWRNFIMMMEAYASETNSAEEIVAGANYAFGAIKKHLEENSVQ, translated from the coding sequence ATGGAAAACCATACAGCAATACAAACTGTTGCGGATAAGTTACGCACCGAAACAGCTACGCTACACACACAACTCGAAGAGCTGCCTATTTCAAAAGCCATCATCAGCCCTGATATTTCGATAGGCCGGTACGGTACTTATCTTTCGCTGATGCATGATGTTGTGAAAGACACAGAAGATAATATAATGCCTGTTATAAGTGATATTATCGCCGACCTTGGCATTCGTAAAAAGACACATTTGATACAGGATGACCTGAAATATTTAAACAGGCCTGCTAATGACGCTAAATATCCAATAAGTACAGGCGAGACATTTACGCCTGCTTTTGCACTTGGTATTTATTATGTAGTGGAGGGTTCGTCTTTGGGCGGAAGGGTTATACTGAAAAATATAAAGCCGGCGCTTAAGCTTGATGAAAACGGGGGTGCCAGGTATTTTGCAGGCTATGGCGCCACTACAGGCAGCACATGGCGAAATTTTATCATGATGATGGAGGCTTATGCCTCTGAAACAAATAGTGCCGAAGAAATAGTAGCAGGCGCAAATTATGCTTTTGGGGCGATTAAAAAACATTTAGAAGAAAATTCGGTGCAGTAG
- a CDS encoding PIN-like domain-containing protein, with amino-acid sequence MVENSIKEFDHAYNNLLSKIKELNLSKRHSVINPESILNDDLTKSVKDNLKSFLRELEELNENQLDVNENDSIQQRILEIFAGKIGTSFDKSQLEAIYSDGEKRYKDEIPPGYKDASKENEKPNFYLFEDKRYLRQYGDLVIWKEIIQKTKAENLKYVIFVTDDNKKDWWTIRRGKTLGPRYELLNEIYFEAEDLKLFHMYDSHNFMKYSKENLEIDIRDESIAEAKDIIESVEHRVEPFKSVNLENLLTELSSRYLLILRMDKKLRYYNFEIPQSQFISCLTEILNNADRFSADLTLNVNLRHEGDFTVVRFENAIDMNLPQIQNTSRQLGLGRIQQFMFGYGFTSYVRANDVFYIDLHFDNKFVIPSV; translated from the coding sequence ATTGTTGAAAATAGTATCAAAGAGTTTGATCACGCATATAATAATCTATTATCCAAAATAAAAGAATTAAATCTTTCAAAAAGACATTCTGTAATTAATCCTGAAAGCATTTTAAATGACGACTTAACAAAGTCAGTAAAGGACAATCTTAAGTCCTTCCTACGTGAACTGGAGGAGCTTAATGAAAACCAATTAGATGTAAATGAAAATGACAGCATACAACAGAGAATTTTAGAAATTTTCGCCGGAAAAATTGGAACATCATTCGATAAAAGTCAATTAGAAGCCATTTACTCTGATGGTGAAAAAAGATATAAAGATGAAATTCCGCCAGGTTATAAGGATGCAAGCAAAGAAAACGAAAAACCAAACTTTTACTTATTTGAAGATAAACGCTATCTTAGACAGTATGGTGATTTGGTAATATGGAAAGAAATTATACAAAAAACGAAAGCTGAGAATCTGAAATATGTAATTTTTGTTACTGATGACAATAAAAAAGACTGGTGGACAATTAGGAGAGGTAAAACTTTAGGGCCAAGATATGAACTTTTGAACGAGATTTATTTTGAGGCTGAAGACTTAAAACTTTTTCATATGTATGACAGCCATAATTTCATGAAATATTCTAAAGAAAATTTAGAGATTGATATTAGAGATGAATCTATTGCAGAAGCTAAGGACATCATTGAATCAGTAGAACATCGTGTTGAACCTTTCAAATCAGTAAATCTGGAAAACCTATTAACTGAATTATCTAGTCGTTATCTACTGATTTTACGAATGGATAAAAAGTTACGTTACTATAACTTTGAAATTCCGCAGTCACAATTCATTTCTTGCCTTACAGAAATTCTTAATAATGCTGATAGATTTTCTGCTGACCTTACACTGAATGTAAACTTACGACATGAAGGTGATTTTACTGTAGTAAGATTTGAAAACGCGATTGATATGAATTTACCTCAGATACAAAATACATCACGACAACTTGGACTCGGGCGGATTCAACAATTTATGTTTGGTTATGGGTTTACTTCCTATGTTAGAGCTAATGACGTATTTTATATTGATTTGCATTTCGATAATAAATTTGTAATTCCTTCAGTTTAG
- a CDS encoding PIN-like domain-containing protein produces the protein MSRAFKTFQNISSEDFKYLWRDALIIFDTNALLNIYRLPEFAKDDFLNILSDEKINNRIWLPFQSFLEFSQNRLSVISEQKKLFLRSKILLKIVSKSLITHIIIYYPK, from the coding sequence ATGAGTCGTGCGTTTAAAACATTTCAAAATATCTCAAGTGAAGATTTTAAATATTTGTGGCGTGATGCTTTGATTATTTTTGATACGAATGCTCTATTGAACATTTATCGCTTACCTGAGTTTGCAAAAGATGACTTTCTGAACATTCTTAGTGATGAGAAAATAAATAATCGAATTTGGCTTCCATTCCAATCTTTTTTGGAATTCTCGCAAAACAGACTAAGTGTAATCAGTGAGCAAAAAAAACTTTTTCTTCGGTCAAAGATATTGTTGAAAATAGTATCAAAGAGTTTGATCACGCATATAATAATCTATTATCCAAAATAA
- a CDS encoding ATP-binding protein has product MEIKSIVNNEIVNLENCEQEPIHIPGSIQPHGFLLGLTENGLKIDYCSANTAEYITMLYGELLGKTFGNIFGKDAENTLRQYVEQGNMLSSSLLKLTLNGVDFVCTLHNSNGVYVLEAEPVADTGRAASQVYDQTSQFLNYMHDTHTLKELCALVAKGTREITGYDRVMIYRFDKDYNGEVFAESVRDDLEPFFGLHYPHTDIPPQARQLYMTNLLRLITDIDYTPVPIYTIDDAPGKNLDLSLSILRSTSPIHVQYLHNMGVGATLTISLIHQKRLWGLIACHHYSPKNITPEIRLAAQLQGHFITSQIELRQRNEEYETVRKATMALDAMNAASQQSRNIAELVAMPELTALCNAAGVSVVFDNKVYKNGLTPGDDQIRQMAGWLALYTNNGKLSTDKLIDYLPENENMCSITSGIIYHSLDAENSNCIIWYRPETKTEVNWGGDPEKAIIKDEKGLSPRNSFKLWKEIVSCQSKPWLQPELDTAAAYANSLQRQINLLVISREEEKYRKLSEILKETNAELENINWISTHDLQEPLRKIQLISSRILFKEPELSETVQDSIQRMNASANRMQTLLVDILKYTKLKQSDDAFIDVNLNEVLEEIRTELSESADRPEVIIDPLPVVQGVPFLIKQLFSNLVTNSLKYSSPERQTKIKITAEHNPLPYTNGESTLYHVIHVADNGIGFEQQYAESIFNIFTKLHASSDYKGSGVGLALCKKIMQTHHGYISASGEAGVGAVFSLYFPVK; this is encoded by the coding sequence ATGGAAATTAAGAGTATTGTAAATAACGAAATTGTAAACCTGGAAAACTGTGAGCAGGAGCCTATACATATACCCGGAAGTATACAGCCACACGGTTTTTTGCTTGGCCTTACCGAAAACGGGCTTAAAATAGATTATTGCAGCGCCAATACGGCTGAATATATTACAATGCTGTATGGTGAATTGCTGGGCAAAACGTTTGGCAATATTTTTGGCAAAGATGCCGAAAACACTTTAAGGCAGTATGTAGAGCAGGGAAACATGCTTTCATCAAGCCTGCTGAAGCTTACGCTGAACGGCGTTGATTTTGTCTGTACCCTGCACAATAGCAACGGTGTTTATGTGCTTGAAGCAGAACCAGTAGCGGATACAGGCCGCGCTGCAAGCCAGGTGTATGACCAGACATCGCAGTTTCTTAATTACATGCACGATACCCATACCCTAAAAGAGCTTTGCGCGCTTGTAGCTAAAGGCACCAGAGAAATTACGGGGTATGACAGAGTAATGATTTACCGTTTTGATAAAGACTACAACGGTGAGGTTTTTGCCGAAAGCGTACGCGACGACCTTGAGCCATTTTTTGGGCTGCACTACCCGCATACAGATATTCCGCCGCAGGCAAGGCAGTTGTACATGACAAACCTGTTGCGCCTTATAACAGATATAGATTACACACCCGTACCAATATACACTATAGATGATGCACCCGGTAAAAACCTTGACCTGAGCTTATCTATATTGCGCAGCACCTCGCCAATACACGTGCAGTACCTGCACAATATGGGCGTTGGCGCCACGCTGACGATTTCGCTTATACACCAAAAGAGATTGTGGGGCCTTATAGCATGCCACCACTATTCGCCAAAGAATATTACACCTGAAATACGCCTTGCGGCGCAGCTTCAGGGACATTTTATAACTTCGCAGATAGAGCTGCGCCAGCGCAATGAAGAATATGAAACGGTGCGCAAGGCAACCATGGCGCTTGATGCTATGAACGCGGCCAGCCAGCAAAGCCGTAATATTGCCGAGCTTGTTGCCATGCCCGAGCTTACAGCCCTTTGCAACGCGGCTGGGGTTTCTGTAGTTTTTGATAATAAGGTTTATAAAAACGGGCTTACGCCGGGTGATGACCAGATTAGGCAAATGGCCGGATGGCTAGCATTATACACGAATAACGGTAAGCTTAGCACCGATAAACTTATTGATTACCTGCCTGAAAATGAAAATATGTGCTCTATAACTTCGGGCATCATTTATCATTCGCTTGATGCTGAAAACAGCAACTGCATTATCTGGTACAGGCCCGAAACAAAAACAGAAGTTAACTGGGGCGGCGATCCTGAAAAGGCTATTATAAAAGACGAAAAAGGATTATCACCCCGAAACTCATTCAAGCTTTGGAAAGAAATAGTAAGCTGCCAGAGCAAACCCTGGCTGCAGCCCGAACTTGATACTGCCGCTGCTTACGCCAACAGCCTTCAGCGACAGATAAACCTGCTTGTAATATCACGCGAAGAAGAAAAATACCGCAAGCTGAGCGAAATACTGAAAGAAACAAATGCGGAACTTGAAAACATAAACTGGATAAGTACGCATGACCTGCAGGAACCGCTTCGTAAAATACAGCTCATATCATCGCGTATCCTGTTTAAAGAGCCCGAACTTTCGGAAACTGTGCAGGACTCCATCCAGCGCATGAATGCTTCGGCTAACCGTATGCAGACATTGCTTGTTGATATATTAAAGTACACTAAACTGAAACAAAGCGATGATGCGTTTATTGATGTAAACCTTAATGAAGTACTGGAGGAAATTCGCACTGAACTTTCAGAAAGCGCTGACAGGCCTGAGGTAATTATTGACCCGCTGCCGGTTGTGCAGGGTGTCCCTTTCCTAATCAAGCAGCTGTTTTCAAACCTTGTTACCAACTCACTTAAATACTCATCACCCGAGCGGCAAACAAAGATTAAGATAACTGCAGAACACAATCCTCTGCCTTATACCAATGGCGAAAGTACTTTGTATCATGTTATTCATGTCGCTGATAACGGCATCGGTTTTGAACAGCAGTACGCAGAATCTATCTTCAACATATTCACCAAGCTTCATGCCTCATCAGATTATAAGGGTTCAGGTGTCGGGCTCGCTCTCTGTAAAAAGATAATGCAAACGCATCACGGCTATATTTCGGCAAGCGGTGAGGCCGGTGTAGGCGCAGTATTCAGCTTATATTTCCCCGTAAAATAA
- the hutI gene encoding imidazolonepropionase, protein MQLLITNIKQLLQVREPNVNKVSGKEMADLPLLNNAWLMAEHGIIKDFGTMDTCPNLPDAQIIDATGKTVLPSWCDSHTHIVYAGNRVQEFVDRINGLSYEEIANRGGGILNSAARLNETSEDEIYLQSAQRLEEVMQQGTGAVEIKSGYGLTVEGELKMLRVIRRLRENYPIAIKATFLGAHAFPKEYKENHSGYIDLIINEMLPAIASEGLADYIDAFLETGYFSVEETERIMEAGKRYRLSAKIHVNQFTAIDGIAACVCHNALSVDHLEIVTDGDIEALRGSETMPVALPTCSFFLSIPYTPARKMIEAGLPLALATDFNPGTTPSGNMNLVVATACIKMKMTPEEAINAATINGAYAMGISETHGSITRGKAANFIITKPLTSYYQLPYAFGSNLIDTVIVNGKPI, encoded by the coding sequence ATGCAGCTACTCATCACCAACATAAAACAACTCTTACAAGTCCGCGAACCAAATGTAAACAAGGTTTCAGGCAAAGAAATGGCTGATCTCCCGCTTCTCAACAACGCCTGGCTAATGGCTGAACACGGCATTATCAAAGACTTCGGCACGATGGATACATGCCCTAACCTACCTGACGCACAGATAATTGACGCCACCGGAAAAACCGTATTGCCAAGCTGGTGTGACAGCCATACTCACATCGTCTATGCCGGCAATCGTGTACAGGAATTCGTTGACAGGATAAACGGCCTGAGTTATGAGGAAATCGCCAATCGTGGCGGGGGAATTCTCAATTCTGCGGCAAGGCTGAACGAGACCAGTGAGGATGAAATTTACCTGCAATCGGCGCAGCGTCTGGAAGAAGTAATGCAGCAAGGCACAGGAGCTGTGGAGATTAAATCCGGTTACGGACTCACTGTGGAAGGCGAGCTGAAAATGCTGCGCGTGATTAGGCGTTTGCGTGAAAATTATCCTATCGCAATCAAAGCGACCTTCCTTGGGGCACATGCTTTCCCGAAAGAATATAAAGAAAATCACTCAGGATATATCGATTTAATTATCAATGAAATGCTACCTGCAATTGCAAGTGAAGGTTTAGCTGATTATATCGATGCATTTTTAGAGACCGGGTACTTTTCGGTGGAGGAAACAGAGCGAATTATGGAGGCAGGGAAACGCTACAGGCTCTCTGCAAAAATACACGTAAACCAGTTCACGGCGATTGACGGAATCGCGGCCTGCGTGTGCCACAACGCGTTATCTGTGGATCACCTGGAGATTGTGACGGATGGCGACATTGAAGCGCTCAGAGGGTCTGAAACGATGCCTGTGGCCCTGCCTACGTGCTCATTTTTCCTCAGTATTCCATATACTCCGGCGCGTAAGATGATCGAGGCGGGACTGCCCCTCGCCCTGGCGACAGATTTCAATCCGGGAACAACCCCGTCGGGCAATATGAACCTGGTTGTGGCAACCGCCTGCATCAAAATGAAAATGACTCCGGAAGAAGCCATAAACGCCGCTACAATTAACGGTGCGTATGCTATGGGGATATCAGAAACGCATGGAAGTATTACTCGAGGTAAAGCCGCTAATTTTATAATTACTAAGCCATTAACTTCATACTATCAACTGCCATACGCGTTCGGGAGCAACCTGATTGACACCGTAATCGTAAATGGAAAACCTATCTAA
- the corA gene encoding magnesium/cobalt transporter CorA: MKRIEYRKVRRVQPNYYEYTGEHTTEPVSMQLFIFNEEGYEEYKNVSLERITKECTDERQEGDVKWLNIHGLHDVELIKNIGTFFSIEPVVIGDILNVSRRTRIEEFGDVLFFSVKSVLPEEFEGELRTEQVSFLLKGDVIVSFQEKKSDYFGHIRERIRTGNGIVRKRKNDYLLYLMLDAIMENFFITTEKYETQIDKLSKDTKVARQTDFIKSVEQTKENLYFLKRSVTPLRDALYNLKTHREDDDEFVTIRKPTLSFFARLHQKCLELLDQAEYDLHSVDSASNFHFSAQSQRMNQIMKTLTIFSVIFMPLTFIVGVYGMNFDNMPELRTENGYFVVLGVMAVIIIAMVIYFKKERLVLNTYNEI, from the coding sequence GTGAAAAGAATTGAATACCGAAAGGTGCGCCGCGTGCAGCCAAATTACTACGAATATACCGGCGAACATACCACTGAACCTGTTAGCATGCAGTTGTTTATATTTAATGAAGAAGGCTATGAAGAGTATAAAAATGTATCGCTGGAAAGGATTACGAAAGAATGTACCGATGAGCGCCAGGAAGGTGATGTAAAATGGCTTAATATACACGGACTGCATGATGTAGAGCTGATTAAGAATATCGGGACTTTCTTTAGTATTGAGCCTGTGGTTATTGGCGATATACTCAATGTTTCCCGACGTACCCGCATTGAAGAATTTGGCGATGTGCTTTTCTTCAGCGTGAAGTCGGTTTTGCCGGAAGAGTTTGAAGGCGAATTACGAACTGAACAGGTCAGTTTCCTGCTGAAGGGTGACGTGATTGTATCTTTCCAGGAAAAGAAAAGCGATTATTTCGGGCATATCCGCGAAAGGATAAGGACAGGAAACGGCATTGTACGAAAACGTAAGAATGATTACCTGCTTTACCTGATGCTTGATGCCATCATGGAAAATTTCTTCATTACGACTGAGAAATACGAAACGCAGATTGACAAATTGAGTAAAGATACCAAGGTTGCGAGACAGACCGACTTTATTAAATCAGTAGAGCAGACTAAAGAAAATCTGTATTTTCTAAAACGTTCGGTTACTCCGCTGCGTGACGCGCTTTATAACTTAAAAACACATAGGGAAGATGATGATGAATTTGTTACAATACGCAAACCAACACTATCATTTTTCGCGCGCCTTCACCAAAAATGCCTTGAGCTGCTTGACCAGGCGGAATACGACCTGCATTCGGTTGACAGTGCTAGCAATTTTCACTTTTCAGCGCAGAGCCAGCGTATGAACCAGATTATGAAAACGCTTACCATTTTCTCGGTGATTTTCATGCCATTGACCTTTATTGTTGGCGTTTACGGAATGAATTTTGACAATATGCCGGAACTCCGCACTGAAAATGGCTATTTTGTGGTGTTGGGTGTCATGGCTGTAATCATCATAGCTATGGTTATATATTTTAAAAAAGAAAGACTGGTTTTAAATACATACAATGAAATTTAA
- a CDS encoding DUF1003 domain-containing protein — MKFKSDISGKEFLQDEKVSAASLRKPLLEMIKAENSDFDESCSLALSELNIYREKYISDFLSKELGELDEMEKKVVQSLKDNSLVADNPDDEDNTLTVGQRVADKVASFGGSWTFILSFLCFLLGWIGINVFLLMNKGFDPYPFILLNLILSCVAALQAPVIMMSQNRQGEKDREKAQNDYMVNLKSELEIRMLHEKIDHIILHQEQALLEIQRVQIDMMNDILAKMKKK, encoded by the coding sequence ATGAAATTTAAAAGTGATATCTCCGGTAAGGAATTCCTACAGGATGAAAAAGTTTCGGCAGCGTCATTGCGAAAGCCGCTACTTGAAATGATAAAAGCAGAAAATTCGGATTTTGATGAATCGTGCTCGCTGGCTTTAAGTGAACTGAATATCTATCGTGAAAAATATATCTCGGATTTTCTTTCAAAAGAGTTGGGCGAACTGGATGAGATGGAGAAGAAGGTCGTACAGTCACTCAAAGACAACTCACTTGTTGCAGATAATCCTGATGATGAGGACAATACACTTACTGTAGGGCAAAGGGTTGCAGACAAGGTAGCGAGCTTTGGCGGAAGCTGGACGTTCATATTGTCATTCCTTTGTTTCCTATTGGGATGGATAGGCATCAACGTGTTTTTACTCATGAACAAAGGCTTTGATCCGTATCCGTTTATATTGCTTAACCTGATACTTTCATGCGTAGCGGCATTGCAGGCACCGGTTATCATGATGAGCCAGAACCGTCAGGGTGAGAAAGACCGTGAGAAGGCACAAAATGATTATATGGTTAACCTGAAGTCAGAACTGGAAATACGGATGCTGCACGAAAAAATTGACCATATCATTTTGCATCAGGAACAAGCGCTTTTAGAAATACAGCGTGTTCAGATTGATATGATGAATGATATACTTGCGAAAATGAAGAAGAAGTAA
- a CDS encoding isopenicillin N synthase family oxygenase: MQNIPSVDLRDFLSDDPERKQKFVNEIGKAYEDIGFVALKGHFLDDRLVEELYGEVKNFFSLPVETKEKYEIPGIGGQRGYVSFGKEHAKGRKAGDLKEFWHFGQYLDEGSQRKGEYPDNVKVEELPKFNKVGKEAYQMLEKTGIYVLRALALYLGLDEFYFDQYAKEGNSILRPIHYPPITEEPKDAVRAAAHGDINLITLLMGAQGKGLQVQNHNGEWIDAIAEPDELVINVGDMLSRHTNNKLKSTIHQVVNPPRDLWGTSRYSIPFFMHPVSEMKLDCLENCIDEQHPKLYDDITAGEFLHERLVDLGLIKK; encoded by the coding sequence ATGCAAAACATTCCAAGTGTTGACCTGCGTGATTTCCTTTCGGATGACCCGGAACGCAAACAAAAATTTGTAAATGAAATCGGTAAAGCCTATGAAGATATAGGGTTTGTAGCATTAAAAGGCCATTTTCTTGATGACCGCCTGGTAGAGGAGCTGTACGGAGAGGTGAAAAACTTCTTCAGCCTGCCGGTGGAGACCAAAGAAAAGTACGAGATACCCGGCATCGGCGGTCAGCGTGGCTATGTTTCGTTTGGTAAAGAACACGCCAAAGGCCGTAAGGCAGGCGACCTTAAGGAGTTCTGGCATTTTGGCCAGTACCTTGACGAAGGTTCACAACGCAAAGGCGAATACCCTGACAACGTAAAGGTTGAAGAGCTGCCGAAGTTCAACAAAGTGGGCAAAGAAGCCTACCAGATGCTTGAGAAAACAGGTATTTACGTGCTTCGTGCGCTTGCATTATATCTTGGCCTTGACGAGTTTTATTTTGACCAGTACGCCAAAGAGGGCAACAGCATTTTGCGACCTATCCACTACCCGCCTATTACTGAAGAGCCTAAAGATGCCGTACGTGCCGCCGCGCATGGCGACATCAACCTGATCACGCTGCTTATGGGCGCACAGGGCAAAGGCCTCCAGGTGCAGAACCACAACGGCGAATGGATTGACGCTATAGCCGAACCGGACGAGCTTGTGATAAACGTGGGCGACATGCTTTCACGCCACACTAACAACAAACTGAAGAGCACCATACACCAGGTGGTGAACCCTCCGCGCGATTTGTGGGGCACATCGCGCTACTCTATCCCGTTCTTTATGCACCCGGTAAGCGAAATGAAGCTGGACTGCCTTGAGAACTGCATCGATGAGCAGCACCCTAAGCTGTATGATGATATCACGGCGGGCGAATTCCTGCATGAGAGGCTGGTTGACTTGGGGCTAATCAAAAAATAA
- a CDS encoding GNAT family N-acetyltransferase codes for MIEIIPALPSHLPEILDIVNHNILHSTALYDYHIKPQEYIDTWFADKQSAGWPVIVAVDDNKVVGYGTYGPFRYKDGYKFTVEHSVYVADGYSGKGMGGQLLKELIHLAKVGGYHTIIGGIDAGNAGSIAFHKKYGFTEAGLLKETGFKFGRWLDLLFMQKML; via the coding sequence ATGATTGAAATAATCCCGGCACTGCCATCTCACCTGCCCGAAATCCTTGACATTGTCAATCATAACATCCTGCATTCTACAGCGCTGTATGATTATCATATAAAGCCGCAGGAATACATAGATACTTGGTTTGCCGACAAACAATCAGCAGGATGGCCGGTTATTGTTGCAGTTGACGATAACAAAGTTGTGGGTTACGGCACATATGGTCCTTTCCGCTATAAAGACGGCTATAAATTTACGGTGGAACATTCAGTGTACGTTGCTGACGGCTATTCCGGTAAAGGTATGGGCGGGCAGTTGCTTAAAGAGCTAATTCATCTTGCTAAAGTTGGCGGCTACCACACCATAATTGGCGGAATAGACGCCGGAAATGCAGGCAGCATTGCCTTCCACAAAAAATATGGATTTACTGAAGCCGGATTATTAAAAGAAACAGGTTTTAAATTTGGCCGTTGGCTTGATTTACTTTTTATGCAGAAAATGCTTTAA
- a CDS encoding response regulator, whose protein sequence is MNSGLTIFYIDDDRDDLEFFKEIVDMIDETVEVVTLRNGHDLIHALNNPPPTPYCIFLDINMPGMNGLEALKQVRALSAHKELPVVMFSTSGDDSTIERSRELGASLYVQKSGMFDQLKRSIEHALSINWATFRATDQNFLYTA, encoded by the coding sequence ATGAACTCAGGATTAACCATATTTTACATCGATGATGACCGAGACGATCTTGAGTTTTTCAAGGAAATCGTTGATATGATTGATGAAACCGTTGAGGTTGTCACACTTCGTAACGGCCATGATCTTATACACGCGCTTAACAACCCACCACCAACGCCCTACTGCATATTTCTAGATATAAACATGCCGGGCATGAATGGCCTTGAAGCACTGAAACAAGTACGCGCCCTGTCAGCCCATAAAGAACTGCCTGTTGTTATGTTTTCAACATCGGGAGATGACAGCACTATTGAACGAAGCCGTGAACTTGGTGCAAGCCTGTATGTACAAAAATCAGGTATGTTTGACCAGCTTAAACGTTCTATTGAACATGCACTGAGCATAAACTGGGCTACCTTCAGGGCAACCGATCAAAACTTTTTATACACTGCATAA